From a single Pleurodeles waltl isolate 20211129_DDA chromosome 8, aPleWal1.hap1.20221129, whole genome shotgun sequence genomic region:
- the LOC138248995 gene encoding LOW QUALITY PROTEIN: E3 SUMO-protein ligase ZBED1-like (The sequence of the model RefSeq protein was modified relative to this genomic sequence to represent the inferred CDS: inserted 1 base in 1 codon) yields MVANFSLFTYIKVTLIIDTIPSFSLSEIHSYLLLSTPFGPTCGTQIAYSGNTSNLSYHLEKNHPDEFCEFVKSNTEQMREAFASAFLKLKPESSQQVVQETLIMKTSHSYESKKQQEITSAVISLICEGMHPVSIVDEPTFKSLLKTAEPRYELPSRKYFCTKVIPEKYATVRELVLKELSTVSWCGISLDTWRSENQNRSYVTLSVHFLEGGPSHCLAVNSRCXKTFEIPEDNTAETITRVLYETFVEWGINMKVFGATTHYSKDIVKACSLLDISVNMPCLGHIFNVGLQHAFQLPKLHSILTRCRKLVEYFQQSLVAMYVLSEKQKQQNVAICMLKSDRVSWWGNTLSMLQRLKEQQFIIAAVLVEDSNNHHLMLETNEWNIIEGLVELLQPFKQVAEMMSTSKYPTISMVKPLLHMLLNTTLNVKDTDVKEISMAKEVIAKELSSAYQHTPEIDMFLNVATFLDPRCKKLPFLSAFERAQVENRVVEEAKGLLERGKDGSFEPEEKTFALPEEPPVKKMIISSSQAPTTNINNMLAEIFCQSGGTEGQEELHAQVVEELSNFKSQKVLGLSEDPLKWWSDRLALFPVLPKVLQKYWCILATRVFPERLFGSPTNVVSAKRNRLAPAHVDEQIFLYENTRNWSEPEPEDEDEGEWGLQQEHIFNLSDSSSFFTIRDSGFI; encoded by the exons ATGG TAGCCAACTTTAGCCTCTTCACATACATCAAGGTGACTCTAATCATTGACACTATTCCATCCTTTTCACTCTCTGAAATACATTCCTACCTATTGCTTTCCACCCCTTTTGGGCCAACTTGTGGAACTCAAATTGCCTATTCTGGAAACACGTCCAACCTTTCGTATCATCTTGAGAAAAACCATCCAGATGAGTTTTGCGAATTTGTGAAAAGCAACACTGAACAAATGAGGGAAGCCTTTGCCAGTGCATTCTTGAAACTAAAGCCAGAATCGTCTCAGCAAGTTGTCCAAGAAACTTTGATCATGAAGACCAGCCATAGTTATGAAAGCAAGAAGCAGCAAGAGATCACCTCCGCAGTTATCAGCCTGATTTGTGAAGGTATGCATCCTGTCTCAATAGTAGATGAACCTACGTTTAAGTCCCTCTTAAAAACTGCAGAGCCCAGGTATGAGCTTCCAAGCAGGAAATACTTTTGTACCAAAGTGATTCCAGAAAAGTATGCCACAGTGCGAGAGCTTGTTTTAAAAGAACTTAGTACAGTCTCCTGGTGTGGTATAAGTTTGGACACATGGAGAAGCGAAAATCAGAACCGATCCTATGTGACTCTTTCGGTCCACTTCCTTGAGGGTGGACCTTCTCACTGTCTGGCGGTGAACTCTCGGT TTAAAACATTTGAAATCCCAGAGGATAATACAGCAGAGACAATTACACGTGTCTTGTACGAGACATTTGTTGAGTGGGGTATCAATATGAAAGTGTTTGGGGCTACAACACATTACAGCAAAGACATTGTGAAAGCCTGCTCTCTTCTTGATATTTCAGTCAATATGCCTTGtctgggacatatatttaatgtggGGCTGCAACATGCTTTTCAGCTTCCTAAACTGCATTCAATTCTTACTCGATGCAGAAaactggtggaatattttcagcaATCCTTAGTGGCGATGTACGTGTTAAGCGAGAAGCAGAAGCAACAAAACGTAGCAATCTGCATGCTCAAAAGTGATCGCGTATCATGGTGGGGCAACACGCTTTCCATGCTTCAGCGTCTAAAGGAACAACAGTTTATCATTGCAGCTGTCCTTGTGGAGGACAGCAATAACCATCACCTAATGTTAGAAACCAATGAGTGGAACATAATTGAAGGGCTTGTGGAACTTCTCCAGCCCTTTAAACAAGTAGCCGAGATGATGTCTACATCAAAATATCCTACGATTAGTATGGTGAAACCTCTTCTTCATATGCTGCTAAACACAACGTTGAATGTTAAGGACACAGATGTGAAAGAAATTAGTATGGCCAAGGAAGTGATAGCCAAAGAGTTGTCTTCAGCCTACCAGCATACTCCCGAGATAGACATGTTTCTTAATGTTGCAACTTTTTTGGATCCGAGGTGCAAAAAGCTTCCTTTCCTTTCTGCATTTGAGCGGGCACAGGTAGAGAATCGAGTGGTGGAGGAGGCAAAAGGTCTTTTGGAGAGGGGAAAGGATGGCTCTTTTGAACCCGAGGAAAAAACATTTGCACTCCCTGAAGAGCCACCTGTGAAAAAAATGATTATCTCTTCATCTCAGGCTCCAACCACCAATATCAACAACATGCTGGCCGAAATCTTCTGCCAGTCAGGTGGCACAGAGGGACAGGAGGAGTTACACGCCCAGGTGGTTGAGGAATTAAGCAATTTCAAATCACAAAAGGTTCTTGGTCTCAGTGAAGACCCACTGAAATGGTGGTCAGACCGGTtagccctttttcctgttttaccaaaggtacttcaaaagtactgGTGTATTCTAGCCACTAGGGTCTTCCCAGAACGCCTTTTTGGTTCACCCACAAACGTTGTAAGCGCTAAGCGCAACAGATTAGCCCCAGCCCATGTAGATGAACAGATATTTTTGTACGAAAACACACGAAACTGGTCTGAACCGGAACCGGAAGATGAAGATGAAGGAGAGTGGGGACTGCAACAGGAACATATTTTTAATTTAAGTGATAGTAGCAGTTTCTTTACCATAAGGGACAGTGGGTTTATTTAA